The genomic region TCATACTCTGCTCGTTTGAAGACCACCGAaggttagttaatttttcttgcttacattttttgtttttaatctgTTCTTCATAAAAATGTGAtttggttaattaattaatttagtttttattaaaattgaTTATCTCAATTAAATTATATGACTTTTTGAGTTTCTGGGCAGTTTCCCACTTTGCTCCTCGCACTACCTTGCGACCTCGCCTCCTACTTTTTCGATCCTGTCTCAGTCTTGCTGACGCTCTGCTCTCTCCAGTGCTGGTGTATTCTTCGTTGGCCTGTTTTCCCCCCTCTGGTGACTCACTTGCCGTCCTGTGTTATCTGTTTTCGCCTCTCCTCCGCTTCTGCATTCTATCTGATCTCCACGCTTCTGTTCCCCCGCCGGCGCTTCCTCTGAGCTCTGCTGTGCTGCTCCACCCCTTCTGCTAGTGAATAGTTTTATATTAAAGGTTATGTAAATATGAGAGGAAGTGGGATTCCCATCTCTGCAGTGTGCAATTACTTCTCAACCCTTCACAGCAGCAAACAACATTCGTTTCAGTAACCACAGTTTTCAAGTAAGCACACTTTTCATTTCAACAGTAGTTCTCACCACAATCAACCTTTTAGTATTTTCCGCTTCCTTTCTCCGTGGATTAACAATGACTCCAAAACCCTTCCTTAACCCTTCACCAATCTTTTCATTTCGCACCTTCCATGCTCCTTCAGCTTCAATAGAATCACAGTTAAGGTTTCTTATTGAGAAATCCAACCCTCACTCACTTTCTGAAGCCATTTCCCTCTTCCACCGTGCCGTTGATTCCGGTTCGGTGCCGAATGAATCCGCTTGCAACACCCTCATCGATAACCTGCGGAAGCAGAAGCTCTATGACTCAGTCGTGTTGGTTTATAGTGCGATGGTCCGTGTCTCTGTTCTGCCAAGGTTCACTTCCTACAGTGCTTTGATTGAGAGTTTTGTCAATTCCCAGAAGCCGAATTTTGCTTTCGCCGTAGTGGGGATGATAATCAAGCGTGGTTTTGGGGTCAATGTGTATAATATGAACCTTGTGTTGAAAGGATTTGTTAAGAACGGTGATTGTGAGAAGGCCATGTGCTTGTTTCATGAGATGAAGAGGAATTATGTGTGCCCTGATAGAGTTAGTTACAATACCCTATTGAATGGGTTGTGTAAAGCAAAGAAATTGGTGGAGGCTAGGGCATTTTTTCGGGTGATGAAGGGTGCGGAAGAGGAATGCCAGCCGAATTCAGTTACCTTTGGTGCTTTGATTGATGGCCTTTGTAAGAATGGTGAAGTTGATGAGGGTTTTAATTTGATGGAGGAGATGGGGAAGGAAGGTTTGGATGCTGATGTTTTTGTATATAATTCTCTAATTGGTGGATTTTGTAACAAAGGTGACATTGGGAGGGGTAAGGAACTCCTTGATGAGATGTTGAGAAAGGGGACTTCGCCGAACGTGGTTACCTATAGCTGTTTGATGCATGCCCTTTGCAAGAATGGGCAGTGGCAAGAAGCTTCGAAGATGCTGAATGATATGGTGTCTCGTGGAATCCAGCTTGATGTTGTTGCTTATACAGTTGTCATTGATGGGCTTTCCAAGAACGGGAGGGTGTCTGATGCGATGAGAGTGTTGGATTTGATGATGCAAAAGGGGGAAGAAGCAAGTGCTGTAACTTACAATGTCATGATATGTGGACTTTGTAAGGAAGGTCGGTTAGATGATGCACTCAAGATTATTGAAATGATGGCGGATAAGGGGAAGAAACCTGACACAGTTACCTACAACACATTGTTGCAGGGACTATTTAGAGTTGGGAAAATTGAACAAGCAGTGCACCTTTGCAAGTGGTTATTGAATAAGAAATCTCATATTAAGCCTGATGTCTTCACGTATAATCTTGCAATTCAGGGACTTTGCAAATCAGGATGTCTTGGTGATGCTGCAAGTATCTATAATACAATGATTCGAAGGGGGGTAGCGGGTAATGTAGTAACTTATAATTCCTTGATTGGTGGTTATCTAAATGCTGGAAAACTTGTTAAGGCACTAGAACTTTGGAAATGTGTAATCGACTTAGGAATTTCCCCCAATGCATTGACTTATAGTGTCATGATTAATGGTTTGTGCAAAATACAGATGCTTAGTATTGCAAAAGGACTTCTCAATAAAAAATTAGCTCATGGAATTAGACCCTCGGTGACTGATTATAATGCTGTAATGGCTGCATTGTGCAAGGAAAGTAGTTTGGATCAGGCAAAGAGATTATTTCAAGAAATCAGGAATGTGAATCAATGTCCGGATGTTTCATCCTTTAATATTATAATTGATGGAACTCTCAAAGCAGGAGACTTTCAATATGCAAAGGAATTGCTATCCGATATGGTTAAGATGGATTTGGTTCCTGATTCCATCACCTTTTCAATATTGATTAACAGGTTCGCAAGACTCGAGCAGTTGGATGTTGTCAAGTCACTCTACGAGAGAATGATTGCTTTTGGCCATGTACCGGACGCGATTGTATTTGATACATTGCTAAAGGGTTATAGTTTAACGGGAGAGACAGAAAACATCATTCCATTGCTTCATCAAATGGCTGATAAGGGTGTTGTTCTGGACTCGAAATTAACTTCTACCATCTTAAATTGTCTTTGTAACATGTCAAAAGATTTTGATATTAAAAGCATTCTTCCGAAGTTTTCTCAACCTACATCGAAAGAAACAAGCATTCCATGCAATGAATTCTTGAAAAAACTTCATAAGATTCATCCAGAGTTACAATTATTTGTTTCATGATAAGTATTTTTATGAAGAATGAGATGATGATACTAATAAGTTCTGTACTGTCTTTCATTATTTTAATCAAGTACTTTTCTTTCTCAGGTTAATTAATCTATTTTGTTGGTTAGGTTTGGTTTCATTTCAGATTTCTGTATGACTTACACTATAATACCTTTTTGAATCTCTAATTTTGGTTAGGTAAGAAACTTGTATGCTTCCTGCTTAGATGTGGGTTGCTTTCCCATTGAATAATACATTGGTATTTGAATAGTACATATTTCTGTTAATCATGTGAATATTCTGTCATATGTATGTGACATTCAAAGACAACTTTTTGTCTTAGATGGATGAACATTTGAATGATGTAAATGCAAATATAGATAGTGAGAAATATCAACCAAAGTTGATCCACATTCTATTATTTTAACAAACAATGACTTGATAGACATGAAATTTCTGGAACATGCAGAATGATTTGGATAAGAGTTGAATGCTAGGTAataattgcattgcatgatagcaTTGGAATGTGTTTAACACCTTTACTGAGATACTACGTCATAATATTTAGCTTATAtcgtttcttttcattttttaatcAAAAAATGATATAGCTTATATTAGTTATCTTTTGGAGCAATGGCTTTTTCATTTGTCCCCATAATTCCCTTCACTCTAAAATGTAagaaagattcctagtttaaattCTTCAATTCTTGTACTGTGTTCCAAATATATGTATGCCTTGTGGGTTTGTGTATGAGCTATATGtaatttcatgtttttttttctaCCTTGCTTTTCCATTGTTGCTATTTCAAATGGCAGGAAAGCATCAATTTTGAAGTCCGGAATCACAAATTGATTCATTTCTAGATAAAGAATATGACAGTTATTagggatgatgatgagtgtttgCACTAGTATCTGGTGGTACAAGTAGTCAATCATTGCTAACCCCAAGTCCATTAATCTTGGGAATTGAAACCTCATTTGACTATGATTTACAAGGACAAGCTGATTCATTATGCTAGTTTTACTATGGTGCAGTTGGGCAGGTATGTACTGTACTTTTGAAATGTGCTAAATTTCTTTCACTTCTTTTACTGTAATTCCGTTTTAATATTATGCTTTTATTTTAATCTCTGTTTCAAAAACACACTCTTGTGGGAATAACTTAGATGTTAATTGACATGATTATGATGTTTTGATGTTGTCTTCTATGTTAACTGTTTTTAATGTCCTTACAACTTACAAGCTCTACTTTCAGTGTTCACGAAAAATtccaaaaagaaaaggaaaagagtgAAGCAGAGGAGTCACACTCACACTCGTAGGCTTTTGAGACGACGCCCTTCCCTTCTTCAATGTCTCAGTCGGTTGTTGTCGCTAGAGAAGAGCAGTGGCTGGTTTGATCTTTTTGTGTGCAGGGTTCCATCCAGAAGAATGGAGGGTGCGAAACGGTTACAAGGAAACTCATTCTCGGTTTTCAGTGAAGGCATCCGCTTGGTTCTGTTCCGTTGGTCTATTTTTCTTGATGCTGTCAAGAACGATATATTGACAGAGCGACTTTATATTGATTTCGCTCAATGTAGTGGTTGAGGGTTGCAGCCGCAGCATTGAATAGGTGTCTTTCTGTCTTTGTTGGATTATTACATGAGAATTGTTGGGCCAATACCTTTATTAATATTAGCCAACACTTTGAGCCAATACCTTATTTAAGGTTTAAAGATTAGTTTAATATTTAGAGTTCAGAGTTTAGAATTTAGAGTTTAGCCAATACCGTATTCTTTGGATATTACGGATAAAAATACCTTTGTTAGCCAAGTGTTTAgctaaaaatgataaattttattGGTTATGTAGAATTGCTATTAATACATATTATTTGTTGTTGAATTCGGCTCATGTTGCTTGTTTGCCATAATTTAAGGGTTAAATGTagatattatttttagtttacCATAGTGTGAAAGTAAGGGTGCGTTTGGTTTGcgttttcattttctgttttcattttcagtgCTTTTTGTTTTCTGGATTTTGCGAAGGAAAAAGTGAAAATAGGAGGTAAAAACAGAAAACAGGATTTTATTGTTTTCACTGTATTCACTTTTTCCTTCACATAGATGTGGACATTCCAAAATCCGAATCAAACGTGAATACAGGTGAATACAGGTAACATGCCGGTTGATGATGGGCCTCTCAAAAAGGATGCAGATGAAACAGAGAATTGATGGGTTGTggtttcaaagaaaaaaaaagggttaaaaaATAATAGATTAAGAATAGTTTAAATTTTCCTTAGGATTGTGCGATCCTCCTCTGGTTTCTTGTGCTTTTTGTTGTATTACATCTTTTCCGTCAAAGCATGTTACTATGCAATGAATTTTTGTTTGCTTATTTAAAGGAATCAATCATCTGAGCCTGAGGTCTTAAGAAATACTAAGAAGCACATATGTAAGATTTTAATAGTCCAATCTTACATTCCTAATGTTTTATATCCTTTAGTTTTAGCAATCATTATGCCAAAACATAAACTCAGTTCATTTTGAATACTTACCTTGAAAGCCCTGAATTATGTGTAATCCTCACTTCTACCTTCTCAGCAAGTATTTGACTTTTTGCTTGCATGCTAAGAAGTGTCTTGCCTCCTTCTTTCAAAGTAAAAAAGTATTTGACTATTGGAGCAGGCTGGACTTTCGGAATTATTCTCCACCCAAAAAGGGAATTGATTAGGGTTTTCCAATTTTAGGAAATAACTTTTTGAGGCATCTGTTCTTGTAGAGCGGAGTAACTTCAATGGAATTTTGAAGTTGGAGATGGTTCTTAAAATGATTTGGAATCCAAACTTTAGTGATATTAAAGACTAGTTTGAAGAAAGTCCTTAGGCTTTTCTTGATAACTGCTATTAGCTACTTTAATTGATTTGTTTGAGTTGATAATCTAGAAGCCAAGAATGCGAAGTCCTAAAACCTTCTCATTCCCTTGATTTGGCCAAGTAGTCCCTTTTGGCTAACCCTCAACTTAATTTGCTTCGTCTTAACAGTGGTGATTAGCatagttttttatatttttagtatgAACCATAGAATATTAAATGATTTAGAGTTTAACTCTTTAGCAGCTTACAGTAATATAATGGTTCCAAATCTCTTTCGAGTGAATAAAAATAGAGAGTTTTGTAAATGTCAATATACACCTTAGAGATTGCTTTTGACGGACAAAAGTACAGCTTAAAGATTTATAAATATCAAATCCTTACTAATAACATGACACATTTGTCTATCAAAAATAATCTCTAAGGTGTATTTTACTAATCTTTGGtgtgtatttttattcttgttggtGTGTATTTCAAACTCTTATTTATATGTTTGTCCATTTACTCCTGCtgatttcattattttttatgattttgagGGTTTTTATTAGGCATTATGCATCAGTGGCAGATTTATTAAGGTAAATTAGTCAGTTAATCATAACTGTATCAGTTAGCTTTAGTCAATTGACTGAACCACACcctgtgtgtatatatatatatatatatatatatatatgacttcaCAATTGAGGATTCAGAAATCAGAATCATTTTTCACATTACCTTGTGTTCATCTAACATGGTATTATAAGAGAGAAAATTAAAACTTGATACCTTTATTTGCCATTATTCTTTTTTCACCAATTAGTCATTTGAGCGTTATAAAATGAGACACACCATCATATTTAGTGTTATAGACATGCACGACATCTTGTTGAGAGACACTAAATTAGTGTTTTTATGTCCGCTCTGAAAGGAGAGATACAGAAAGGAGATTCGttaacttttttttcttctataATTACTCCTTTTAACTTTCATATTGACAAAATTgataatatgattttttttatccaAATTTTCAAATCCGAAAGCTCTCGACCTTTCTCCCTTTCTTGCCCTCCTCCAGCCAGTGCCTGCTTCTGCTATTGACCACGTAATCAAATTAGTAAAATCAAATTAGTCTATTACTCTATTTGCTAATTAGACTATGATATATTGCAAAATAATGATATCATGTGTCATCCACTAACTGATGAAAGGACTAGTCTTAATTTTAGTCAACTATTTTTTGGAGACTAATATGAGACATTTGATCTTTTAAGAGCTAAATTAAGCCCATTAGGCCATTGCACACGCACAATTTATCTAtctattgatttttttatttttattatataaaaattgataCTAACTTTTTGTACATTAAATTTAACCTGTTTCTTTTTCTAACGATGTCACATCATCAAGTTTCGTTACTtgacaaaacttaaaaattaaccatcaatttttagtaaaatattttaaaaaaataaaaattaaaaccataactcccataattaattaatttattacatattattattcaattgaaatataaaatattaattaaatataataaatatctatattaaaagtgtcataataacaataatattatCCTAACAAATTTTAAGTTATAAATTCAAATTTTGTACTATTTATTTAAGGGTTAATACTTaaattcgtccctgaaagatcacACGATCTTTATTTTCGTCAtcgaatgattttttttaatcaaattagtccctaaaagatAAAATGTAAGTCAAATTAGTCATTTCGttagttggatgatgacgtgtcgCGTTAAGTGACACGTGgcaggtcagtgacacgtggcacgtCACGTGACAGGTCAGTGACACATGGCATACCACgtggcacttgacatgtaaaaaagtttttTATAGTCAAAATTGTCTTTGAAAgtccagacgtaagtcattttcattcctcaaattttaaaaattagtcaaactagtccttatataatttttttatttttcttcataatattaaatattattattattattattattattattattattattattattattattattattattattattattattattattattattattattattattattattattattattattattattattattataaacgaATTACTTCTTAAGCGTAATATGTGCAAAGatcataataaatttttgtgTGTTTCATATGCTTGAGatagattatataattttttttttaatttcatgaaTCAATGAGATAAAATGAAATAGGAAGCATTATACCTATGCATAACACAGGCTACTCCGCCCTAATACATTATATAAATAGATATGTTtcgtattaaaataaaatttcttttgttttaaataaaatatttaaaaaattatattaaaatattaagatTCAAAAAGTGATTCCATAAATCAGTTTTTCAATTATTGAGTTTTACtatataaattaaacaataataaaaatttgagtaaagtatcatttttgtccctaacgtttggggtaagtcccaaagttgttcctaaagtttcaatcgtcctatttaagtcccctaacgtttcaaaattggctcaatgttgtcctgccattagggatccgttaacagaattgacggcaggacaaaattgagacgattttaaaacgttagggacttaaatagaacgaaaacgttatggacaaaaacgatacatagaaataaattttagttttatccgttaataatatcaattttttaccgtacatagtatttaattattttttaatcacatctaaataaattatcattaatcacattactttcgttctaaataaaatttttatatttttatattaacttataactttgagtgtaaaattataatataaaaatataaaaaaaattatttagaatgaaagtaatgtgattaagtgtaatttacttagatgtgattaaaaaataattgattatatacagtaaaaaattgatattattgacggataaaactaaaatttatttctatgtattgtttttgtccctaacatttttgtcctatttaagtccctaacgttttaaaatcgtctcaattttgtcctgccgtcaattctgttaatggatctctaacggcaggacaacgttgagtcaattttgaaatattagtgacttaaataggacgattgaaacgttagggacttagcccaaacgttgaggacaaaaacgatactttactctaaaaattataatttaaaaaaatttaaaaaatttaaaattttgatctTTTTTTTCATTACGATATTACTTACATATAGGATGTAATAGTAGTGATACTTAGAGTCAAATTTTAAGAAGATTCACAAATTTTGCTTCAATTCCTATATAAACTGGTAGTGATAAACCAGTTTTTTCAATTATTGAGTTTtactatataaattaaataataataaaaattataattttaaaaaatataaaagatttaaaatttaaaataattactatattatttagtaaaatttaaaatattaaatttttaaatatataatcaacaataatttgataaactcatttaaataaaaaaattcacataaaaaattacaatttgaaaatgtaaaattttaaaatacaaatgacaaaataattttataaaaatttaattatttttattattttatgtaaagagaattttgtttattaaggtttaaaaaataatattaaaattagtagtatcaaaaaatattataaatttaatattataaaaaattatatagggactagtttgactaattttaaaaatttgagggatgaaaatgacttacgtctggactttcaaggactattttgactataaaaaacttttttacatgtcaagtgacacgtggcatgtgtgtgtgtgtgtgtgtcactgacctgccacgtggcatgccacgcgacacatcatcatccaactgacagaatgactaatttgacttacattttatctttcagggactaatttgattaaaaaaatcattcgggGACGAAAATGAATATCGCAtgatctttcagggactaatttgagtATCAACCCATTTATTTAACCTACTTATATATCAtgagtaaatagtcaaattggTCCCTGAAAGATAGCTCGATCTTCAAACGAGTCTCCgtaagaaaaagataataaaatttgtccccgaaaaatttaaaattggtaacgttagtccttccgtcaaatGTTTGAGTAACGGCGTGAACATATGCTGACCAGGCCGTTAGTATGACACGTCAGCGAAGGCTGAAACAGCGTTGTTTTCGTTGCTCCCCGTTACAACGCTTGTGTTTTCATCAGAACCCCTGCAGTCCCTTCGTCTTAGTTGTTTCCTCCAGGAAGACGAAGCATTGAACGGCGACGACCAGGCTTGACCGACGACGACAGTGTGCTGGAGTTGTTGGTGACCGGTTTGCGACCACGTTGGTCAACCAAAAAGGGCACTCCGTCGCCTTGCGTGAGAGGTAGGTtagctttcttttcttattttgtgagaGTGATTGTGGTTTTATCTCCTGATCAATGTGGTTGTGTTATCGTTGGAAATCCATCTGATGAAAGAGAAAAGCAGAGTGAACTGATTGGCCTACTTTGTGGTTGCTTGCAAGTAATTATTCAGAAGCTAGGGTCTTCAAAGCCCACCAAATATGTCTTCCTGCAGTATGCTGATCAGATAATGGGGCTTTTCTACAGGGTTTTTGCTTGCAGAAACGCCACAGCACATGAAGAAGCCATGCTAGCCATTGGAGCCCTTGCCTATGCTATAGGCGCCGATTTTGCCAAATACATGCCTGAATTTTACAGGTTTCTGGAGATGGACCTTCAGAATTTTGAGGATTATCAATTTTGTGCCGTCACTGTTGGTGTGGTGGGGGACTTGTGCAGGGCATTGGAAGATAAAATACTGCCTTACTGTGATGGGATTATGACACAACTTCTGAAGAATTTGTCAAGTGATAATTTGCACCGTTCTGTGAAGCCCCCATTGTTCTCTTGCATTGGTGATATAGCTCTTGCAATAGGAGAAAACTTTAATAAATACTTGATGTATGCAATGAACACACTGCAGCTTGCCTTAGAGATGTATGCCCACACATCAGGTTTTGATGATGAAAGGACGGAGTACATTAATTCTTTGAGAAATGGAATATTAGAGGCATATTCTGGGATTTTCCAAGGGTTCAAGAATTCATCAAAAACCCAGCTGTTGATTCCTTATGCACCTCACATCCTCCAATTCTCCTTGACTTTTCTTTTGGTTGGCTGTTTCACGTTGAAAACTTACGAGCCAAGTTTTTTTTGTGCCATTAGGTATAGCATGGCAATGGAAGTTACCCAGGTACTTCTGAATGCTCAATCCATTGATGGGACTGTACGGAAGCAAGCCGAAGAAAGTCTGCGGCAATTTCAGGAGCAAAACCTTCCTGGTTTCTTGGTCTCACTCTCTGGAGAGTTAGCAAGTGATGATAAACCAGTTGATAGCCGAAAGTTGGCAGGATTGATTCTAAAAAACGCACTGGATGCCAAGGATGAAAACAGGAAACGGGAGCTGGTTCACAGATGGTTGTCGTTGGATCCTGCGGTGAAAACCCAGGTCAAGTCATGTTTGCTGCAAACACTCTCTTCTCTTGCAGCTGATGCTCGATCGACTGCAACTCAAGTTATTGCCAAAATTGCTGGAATTGAGCTTCCTCAGAAACAGTGGCCTGAACTGATAGGTTCACTCTTATCAAATATTCATCAAGTACCATCTCATGTCAAGCAAGCCACTTTGGAGACTCTTGGGTACTTATGCGAGGAAGTCTCTCCGCAGGTTGTTGATCAAGATCAGGTAAATAAAATCCTTACTGCTGTAGTC from Arachis ipaensis cultivar K30076 chromosome B02, Araip1.1, whole genome shotgun sequence harbors:
- the LOC107625122 gene encoding pentatricopeptide repeat-containing protein At4g28010: MTPKPFLNPSPIFSFRTFHAPSASIESQLRFLIEKSNPHSLSEAISLFHRAVDSGSVPNESACNTLIDNLRKQKLYDSVVLVYSAMVRVSVLPRFTSYSALIESFVNSQKPNFAFAVVGMIIKRGFGVNVYNMNLVLKGFVKNGDCEKAMCLFHEMKRNYVCPDRVSYNTLLNGLCKAKKLVEARAFFRVMKGAEEECQPNSVTFGALIDGLCKNGEVDEGFNLMEEMGKEGLDADVFVYNSLIGGFCNKGDIGRGKELLDEMLRKGTSPNVVTYSCLMHALCKNGQWQEASKMLNDMVSRGIQLDVVAYTVVIDGLSKNGRVSDAMRVLDLMMQKGEEASAVTYNVMICGLCKEGRLDDALKIIEMMADKGKKPDTVTYNTLLQGLFRVGKIEQAVHLCKWLLNKKSHIKPDVFTYNLAIQGLCKSGCLGDAASIYNTMIRRGVAGNVVTYNSLIGGYLNAGKLVKALELWKCVIDLGISPNALTYSVMINGLCKIQMLSIAKGLLNKKLAHGIRPSVTDYNAVMAALCKESSLDQAKRLFQEIRNVNQCPDVSSFNIIIDGTLKAGDFQYAKELLSDMVKMDLVPDSITFSILINRFARLEQLDVVKSLYERMIAFGHVPDAIVFDTLLKGYSLTGETENIIPLLHQMADKGVVLDSKLTSTILNCLCNMSKDFDIKSILPKFSQPTSKETSIPCNEFLKKLHKIHPELQLFVS